The Niabella beijingensis genomic interval AGACCGGTCGCAAGGATAGTGAGGCCGGGGTCCGGGGGGCCTCTATGATCGCCTCTTCAATTTCGGCACCACCCACCCTCACTCCTTACAAAGAGGAGGGCACTTACACGGTGTTGGCGGGCGCCTACCCTTTTGTTGCACCGGATATGGTGAACCCACTTAATTTCATTAATGAACAGTCAAAGATCACAAAGGCCAATGTAGTGCTTGCCAATGCGGCCATTAATTATCACCCGGTAAAAGACCTGACCATAAAAGTACTGGGCGGTATAGAAAACCGCGACGACCGCACGGATACGTATACCAGCACCAATTTTGTCAACTCCCTGGGTGTGGCCGATGTGAGCACCAGCCAGTTTACCAGCCTACTGAATGAAAATACGATCACGTATGATAAAAGGATCAATGACCATCATATCACCGCGTTGGCGGGTCTTACCTACCAGGATTTTTTAACCACATCGTTAAGTGCCAGGGGTACGGGTTTTCTCAGTGATATTTCCGGGACCAATGACCTGGGTTCTGCCGGCGCGCCCGGTGTCCCGCAATCGAATTATGCAAAATCCGTATTACTATCTGCGTTGGCACGGGTTAATTACAACTATGGCAGCAAATACCTGGCAACAGTAAGCTTCCGCAGAGACGGGTCGTCCCGTTACAGCACGGGCAATAAATGGGGGAGTTTTCCTTCCGCGGCCCTCGCCTGGCGGATATCACAGGAGCCCTTTATGAAAACGGTCGGGTTTATTTCTGATCTGAAACTGCGGGCCAGCTGGGGTTATACTGGAAGCCAGGCGATCAGCCCGTATGCTACGCTGAGCCTGCTGTATTCGGGCAAGACGGTTTTTGGCGACGGACTGGCCACTACCTATGCTCCGGATGTCACGCTGCCCGGCGATCTCAAATGGGAGACCACGGAGCAAAAAGATATCGGCTTTGATATCGGCCTGTTTGAGAACCGGCTGATCATTACGGCAGATTATTACATAAAAAATACCCGGGACCTGCTCAATTCCGTGAAGCTGCCGTCATCGATGGGATTTACCAGTACCATACAAAATGTAGGGAAAATAAGGAACAACGGATTTGAACTGGGTATCGATGCGCAGGTGCTTACAGGTGCATTCAAATGGAACCTGGCGCCCAATATTTCCTTCAACCGGAACAAAGTAGTTAAACTCTACGGCGGGGAAGATATCCTGGGCCATAACATTGGCCTGCTGATCGTGAATGACTATAGTAATATTCTGAGGGAAGGTCGCCCGGTGGGCCAGTTCTGGGGATATGTGGAAGAAGGGTATACCGACCAGGGGCAGATCAGATTTAAAGATCTGAACGGAGACGGAGCCATTACTGCTGACGATAAAACCTATATCGGTGACCCCAATCCCGATTTTACTTATGGTCTGAATTCCGCCTTCTCCTATAAAAACCTTTCATTAACTCTTTTTCTGCAGGGATCAAAAGGGAACGATATTTTTAATACCAGCGCTATTGGCAATACCATGGATTATGGATATGGGGTGAACATGCCCAAAGAAGTATATTATAATCACTGGACGCCTGATAACCCCAATGCAAAATATCCCAGGATCAGCTACAACACCGGGGTGAGGGTTTCGGACCGGTTCGTGGAAGACGGATCGTATATGCGGCTTAAAAATATTGAATTGGGTTATAGTCTGCCTGTGCAGCAATGGCACCTTAGCTGGCTGCAACGGCTGCAGGCCTATGTAAGCGGACAAAACCTGCTTACGTTTACCAAATATTCCTGGTGGGATCCGGAAGTGAATTCCCAGGGATCCATTGGGTATGATTTCCATACCTATCCCGTAGCCCGTTCCATCACTTTTGGCATACGTGCCGGATTTTAAACATTAAAAACGTCTTGCAATGAATCGTAATTTTAAATACAATCACCTGTTCATTTTTTTTATTGTCTTATTCGCATTGTCGTCCTGCAGTAAATTGCTCGAAGAGCATGCCAAAACACCGGCGGTCGAAAATTTCTACAATACCCAGGCCGAAGTAGAGGCTGCCATAGCGGCTATTTATCGCCCACTCCGGATCGATGCGTTTCCCAATTATTTTGCAACACTCGAGTGTCAGTCCGATTACAGTTACGGCCGGGGAAGCTGGGCACAGATGAACGAGTTCCAGGGCTTTAATGATGCAAATACTACACGGGTCGGAAGCTTCTGGGTAAGTTTTTATCTCGGTATCCGGAATGCCAACCTGGTGATCGGTAATGTTCCCAACGGTACGATACTTAGTGATTCCGACAAGGGCCGGTATATTGGCGAAGCAAAATTTTTAAGAGCGTTTATCTACTTCCAGCTGGTAAGGAACTGGGGCGGTGTGGTACTGCGGACGGAAAAGAACCTGGATGTTCCGCCAGTGCCCAGGAGTACCGAGGCCGAAGTATATGATCTTATCCTGAGTGATCTGGCCGACGCGGAGACCAACCTGCCGGATATGCCGGCAGCTGCAGGGCATCCCTCCAGATGGACTGCGAAAACACTCCTGGCGGATGTATACCTGCAACAGAAAAAATATGCGGAAGCAGCACAAAAATCAGATGAAGTGATCCAGTCCGGTAAGTACGCACTGGTACCCGTAACCAGCGCTGCCGAATACATCACCAAATTATTCGGACCGGAGGTGATCACCTCTGCAGAAGATATACTATCGCTGAAATACATGCGGCTTGCCGGGCAGGGCAATAACATGCTCTGGATCACAAATCATCCCAGCTCCGGCCTGTTTCCGGCCGGCGGCGCTTATGCGATCTATAGTGATAAAACCAACCCCGTATATGCGGGCTGGGATGCTGCTGATAACCGCAAGGGGTTATGGGATAATATTACTTTCGGTCTGGGGGCTAACACCCTGGTCAGCTCCAAGTACCAGGACAAAGACGCTGTAAGCAAGGACGGTGCGGGTACCGACCTGCCGGTATACCGGTATTCGGAATTGTTGCTGCTCTACGCAGAAGCCGCTAATGAAGCCAGCAACGGGCCTACAGCTGCTGCTGTTGACGCCCTGAACCAGGTACACCGCAGGGCCTACGGATATGACCCCAAAGCGGCCTCCCCGGTCGATTTTAAAATAACGGATTACGACAAGACGGGTTTTCTGGCGCTGATCATGAAAGAGCGGGGATATGAATTCCAGTTTGAAGGAAAGCGCTGGCTGGAACTGAAACGGACCGGCAAGGCAGCCGAAATCATTAAGGCGGTAAAAAATATTACGATCGCAGAAAAAAATTATCTCTGGCCGATCCCTTTGTCAGAGATGAACTACAATACCGCGCTCGA includes:
- a CDS encoding RagB/SusD family nutrient uptake outer membrane protein; amino-acid sequence: MNRNFKYNHLFIFFIVLFALSSCSKLLEEHAKTPAVENFYNTQAEVEAAIAAIYRPLRIDAFPNYFATLECQSDYSYGRGSWAQMNEFQGFNDANTTRVGSFWVSFYLGIRNANLVIGNVPNGTILSDSDKGRYIGEAKFLRAFIYFQLVRNWGGVVLRTEKNLDVPPVPRSTEAEVYDLILSDLADAETNLPDMPAAAGHPSRWTAKTLLADVYLQQKKYAEAAQKSDEVIQSGKYALVPVTSAAEYITKLFGPEVITSAEDILSLKYMRLAGQGNNMLWITNHPSSGLFPAGGAYAIYSDKTNPVYAGWDAADNRKGLWDNITFGLGANTLVSSKYQDKDAVSKDGAGTDLPVYRYSELLLLYAEAANEASNGPTAAAVDALNQVHRRAYGYDPKAASPVDFKITDYDKTGFLALIMKERGYEFQFEGKRWLELKRTGKAAEIIKAVKNITIAEKNYLWPIPLSEMNYNTALDPVKDQNTGY
- a CDS encoding TonB-dependent receptor, whose product is MKLTTVLLIITFMEVSAASHGQHLTISNRNISLSRVISEIRTQTGYGVLISTTRFKTDQKLNLNFRNAPLREVLNKITGEMGLTYTIEDRTIVIRPRPLQDAGVIPVAAAPIVISGKVTDESGQPLQGVTVTVRSSGSSVVTDARGAYRVQVADKNDLLTFSYVGYITVDAQVNKGGEINMTLRPQKNELDEIVVIGYGTATKRDLTGASARVRSEEINAIPAANVLQALSGRASGVQVLQNNGSPGGGVSVRIRGANSIQGSNEPLYVVDGFPVSGNNPTVINNTDIESIDILKDASATAIYGSRGANGVVLITTKRGKAGRTRIDFESSYSIQSLRKKLDLMNAKEYALFYNEQAANDKLDPYFTQEQIDGFGEGYDWQGLVFTKAPMTQNSLTVSGGNDKTQFSLSGSVFSQDGIIKGSDYKRYSLHTNLQHTISEKFNVTFSGTFSRLKTGRKDSEAGVRGASMIASSISAPPTLTPYKEEGTYTVLAGAYPFVAPDMVNPLNFINEQSKITKANVVLANAAINYHPVKDLTIKVLGGIENRDDRTDTYTSTNFVNSLGVADVSTSQFTSLLNENTITYDKRINDHHITALAGLTYQDFLTTSLSARGTGFLSDISGTNDLGSAGAPGVPQSNYAKSVLLSALARVNYNYGSKYLATVSFRRDGSSRYSTGNKWGSFPSAALAWRISQEPFMKTVGFISDLKLRASWGYTGSQAISPYATLSLLYSGKTVFGDGLATTYAPDVTLPGDLKWETTEQKDIGFDIGLFENRLIITADYYIKNTRDLLNSVKLPSSMGFTSTIQNVGKIRNNGFELGIDAQVLTGAFKWNLAPNISFNRNKVVKLYGGEDILGHNIGLLIVNDYSNILREGRPVGQFWGYVEEGYTDQGQIRFKDLNGDGAITADDKTYIGDPNPDFTYGLNSAFSYKNLSLTLFLQGSKGNDIFNTSAIGNTMDYGYGVNMPKEVYYNHWTPDNPNAKYPRISYNTGVRVSDRFVEDGSYMRLKNIELGYSLPVQQWHLSWLQRLQAYVSGQNLLTFTKYSWWDPEVNSQGSIGYDFHTYPVARSITFGIRAGF